A stretch of Christensenellaceae bacterium DNA encodes these proteins:
- the jag gene encoding DNA/RNA-binding protein: MTYVESKGKTVDEAIFNGLEELGLALDEVDIEIVHEGSKGLFGIGKNALVRLRKKEEEKAAQGAPEEFLNELFKKMGVDAQCAVKEAGEKSIRIEITGKDTAVLIGRRGDTLDALQYLTGLAVNKGKDDYKKIMLDAENYREKREHTLEKLAKRLANTVSKTGKPITLEPMNPYERRILHATLQSNPRVETISEGEEPYRRVVIRRKRSAD, translated from the coding sequence ATGACATATGTGGAATCAAAGGGTAAAACAGTTGATGAAGCCATCTTCAATGGCCTCGAGGAACTGGGACTTGCTCTTGACGAAGTCGATATTGAAATCGTACATGAAGGAAGCAAGGGGCTTTTCGGCATCGGAAAAAACGCCCTTGTGCGACTTAGGAAGAAAGAAGAGGAAAAAGCGGCGCAGGGCGCGCCGGAAGAGTTTTTAAACGAATTGTTTAAAAAGATGGGCGTAGACGCGCAATGCGCGGTGAAAGAAGCGGGCGAAAAGAGCATCCGGATTGAAATTACCGGAAAAGATACGGCGGTTTTGATTGGCCGTCGCGGAGACACGCTGGACGCGCTTCAGTATTTGACGGGCCTTGCCGTCAATAAGGGTAAAGACGATTATAAAAAAATTATGCTGGATGCGGAAAATTACCGCGAAAAGCGCGAACATACGCTGGAAAAGTTGGCGAAGCGTTTGGCAAATACAGTGAGTAAGACGGGTAAGCCGATTACGCTGGAGCCTATGAACCCATATGAGCGGCGGATTTTGCACGCGACGCTGCAAAGTAATCCGCGAGTGGAAACCATATCGGAAGGCGAGGAACCTTACCGCCGCGTGGTGATCAGGAGAAAGCGCAGCGCCGATTAA
- the mnmE gene encoding tRNA modification GTPase MnmE, translating into MQEETIAAIATPPGSGGVAVIRISGAQARDVLQRVFSRDRFEHAKMYYGSIRKNGELLDEGMAVFFEGPKSYTGEDVAELHCHGSLIGIQNVLDFVFASGARPALAGEFTKRAFLNGKMDLTQAEAVCDFISASSQAGARASLRQLKGGLKNEVLLLQEELTDLLARVTAAVEYPEEDLEYEITADALPLIGELEKKLRALAATFDQGQILKEGLNVAIAGKPNVGKSSLMNALLKQDRAIVSGIPGTTRDTIEQAFYINDIRINLTDTAGIRRTDDFIESEGIKRSENAVKSSKLAIFVLDAMSGLSADDQNVFETLKNSEVDVLAVLNKLDSSERLSENDAAERFPYLPILGISAKTGAGLRELRQWIYDYAMKDVSMEEGVVITNLRHKYALMEAARQLEEARSALTLGMDMDCVTIDLNGAWMSLGEITGNTVSEDIIDRVFEKFCLGK; encoded by the coding sequence ATGCAGGAAGAAACGATTGCGGCAATCGCGACGCCGCCGGGCAGCGGCGGGGTGGCGGTCATCAGGATCAGCGGGGCGCAGGCAAGGGATGTTTTGCAGCGCGTCTTTTCGCGCGACCGGTTCGAGCACGCAAAAATGTATTACGGAAGTATCAGGAAAAACGGGGAGCTTTTGGACGAGGGCATGGCAGTTTTTTTCGAGGGACCGAAATCCTATACGGGAGAAGATGTGGCGGAGCTTCATTGCCACGGAAGTCTGATCGGTATCCAAAACGTATTGGATTTTGTCTTTGCGTCCGGCGCGCGTCCGGCCCTTGCCGGAGAATTTACCAAACGCGCTTTTCTGAACGGGAAGATGGATCTTACGCAGGCAGAGGCGGTATGTGATTTTATTTCGGCATCCTCCCAGGCTGGGGCGAGGGCTTCGCTTCGCCAGCTTAAGGGCGGCCTTAAAAATGAGGTGCTTTTGTTGCAGGAGGAACTCACCGATCTTCTTGCGCGGGTCACGGCGGCGGTAGAATATCCGGAAGAGGATTTGGAGTACGAAATTACGGCGGACGCCCTTCCCTTGATTGGAGAGCTGGAGAAAAAACTCAGGGCGCTGGCAGCAACGTTTGACCAGGGACAAATTTTAAAAGAGGGACTTAACGTGGCGATCGCCGGAAAACCGAATGTCGGCAAGTCGTCTCTTATGAACGCGCTCTTAAAGCAAGACAGGGCGATTGTGTCGGGGATTCCTGGGACGACAAGGGATACAATTGAACAGGCATTTTATATAAACGACATCAGGATTAATTTAACGGATACGGCAGGAATCAGAAGAACAGATGATTTTATTGAGAGCGAGGGCATAAAAAGATCTGAAAACGCGGTTAAATCCAGCAAATTAGCAATTTTTGTTTTGGATGCAATGTCCGGATTATCGGCTGATGATCAAAACGTCTTTGAAACGCTTAAAAATAGTGAAGTCGATGTTCTGGCCGTTTTGAATAAATTAGATTCATCTGAGAGGCTCTCAGAAAATGATGCTGCAGAGCGTTTTCCTTATCTTCCCATCCTGGGGATTTCTGCAAAAACGGGCGCAGGCCTGCGGGAACTTCGGCAATGGATTTACGATTACGCGATGAAAGATGTAAGCATGGAAGAAGGAGTGGTGATTACCAATCTTCGCCATAAGTATGCGCTGATGGAAGCGGCGCGTCAACTTGAGGAAGCACGAAGCGCGCTTACCTTGGGAATGGATATGGATTGCGTGACCATCGATTTGAACGGCGCGTGGATGAGCCTTGGCGAAATCACGGGGAATACGGTCAGCGAGGATATTATCGACCGGGTGTTTGAGAAATTTTGTCTGGGCAAATGA